The following coding sequences lie in one Pseudomonas sp. B33.4 genomic window:
- a CDS encoding energy transducer TonB produces MSGILPTSIGYISPHGDFSRHNTQALSGVSHLWQDFFAQALAEQTSEVVPACGTFPPVDLSSPEEPTIGSELHAHIVSQRECDVVETEVRPPEPLFLPIAEFEMDLLDKPFPPFPPEELKAQQEQQDFDSSWVRPVVINNGQPVPEPGPAPQKKPLYLPIAEFDLDLLQKPYPPFPPEEIVEQQKALDFDNGWARPIVLQNLRLAA; encoded by the coding sequence ATGTCAGGCATTCTTCCCACATCGATTGGCTACATCTCGCCCCATGGCGACTTTAGCCGTCACAACACTCAAGCACTGAGCGGCGTCAGTCATCTGTGGCAGGATTTCTTTGCCCAGGCGCTGGCCGAACAGACGAGTGAAGTGGTGCCTGCCTGCGGCACGTTTCCGCCGGTTGACCTGAGCAGCCCGGAAGAGCCGACCATCGGCAGCGAGCTGCACGCGCACATCGTCAGCCAGCGCGAGTGTGATGTGGTGGAAACCGAGGTGCGTCCGCCGGAACCGCTGTTCCTGCCGATCGCCGAATTCGAAATGGACTTGCTGGACAAACCCTTCCCGCCGTTCCCGCCAGAAGAACTGAAAGCTCAGCAAGAGCAACAGGATTTCGACAGCAGCTGGGTGCGTCCGGTGGTGATCAACAATGGTCAACCCGTTCCAGAGCCGGGCCCGGCGCCGCAGAAGAAGCCGCTGTACCTGCCGATTGCCGAGTTCGACCTTGACCTGCTGCAAAAGCCCTACCCGCCGTTCCCGCCGGAAGAAATCGTCGAGCAACAGAAGGCGCTGGACTTCGATAACGGCTGGGCCCGCCCGATCGTTCTGCAGAACCTGCGCCTCGCCGCGTAA
- a CDS encoding efflux RND transporter periplasmic adaptor subunit, whose amino-acid sequence MFRHALSFALPASLALLLSACGQEEATPVTVRPAMVVQPEPSAQAMESYPGEVRARYEPDLAFRIGGKVSRRLVDEGQRVKADQPLAELDPQDVRLQLEATRAQVAAAEANLNLVRAERDRYKTLMDRQMVSRSAYDHAENLYRSGEARLKQIKAEFNVSTNQASYAVLRAPQDGVVAKRSVEVGQVVAAGQTVFTLATDGEREVLISLPEQSFGRFKVGQPVTVELWTQQNQRFAGQIRELSPAADPRSRTFAARIAFTSGKVPAELGQSARVFVQSADNVSLSVPLSALTAENGATYVWVVNGNNTLKKTPVRIGPFGEKSVPVLEGLNASDWVVAAGVHVLLEGQQVRPVDRSNRVVNLADKE is encoded by the coding sequence ATGTTCCGCCATGCGTTGTCCTTTGCGTTGCCAGCGAGTCTGGCGTTGTTATTGTCCGCATGCGGTCAGGAAGAGGCGACGCCAGTCACCGTGCGACCGGCCATGGTGGTGCAGCCAGAGCCTTCGGCGCAGGCGATGGAAAGTTATCCGGGCGAGGTGCGTGCCCGTTACGAACCCGATCTGGCGTTCCGTATTGGCGGCAAAGTCAGCCGACGACTGGTCGATGAAGGTCAACGTGTGAAGGCCGATCAGCCGCTCGCTGAACTCGATCCACAGGATGTGCGGCTGCAACTGGAAGCCACCCGTGCCCAGGTCGCCGCCGCTGAGGCCAATCTCAATCTGGTCCGCGCTGAGCGTGATCGCTACAAGACGTTGATGGATCGGCAAATGGTCAGCCGCTCGGCCTACGATCACGCCGAAAACCTTTACCGTTCCGGTGAAGCCCGCCTTAAACAAATCAAAGCCGAATTCAACGTATCGACCAATCAGGCCAGTTACGCGGTGCTGCGTGCGCCACAGGATGGCGTGGTGGCCAAACGTTCAGTCGAGGTGGGGCAGGTCGTCGCCGCCGGGCAAACCGTGTTTACCCTCGCCACTGACGGCGAGCGCGAAGTGCTGATCAGCCTGCCGGAGCAGAGTTTCGGCCGCTTCAAGGTCGGTCAGCCAGTGACCGTTGAGTTGTGGACGCAGCAGAACCAGCGCTTCGCCGGGCAAATCCGCGAATTGTCGCCCGCCGCCGATCCGCGCTCGCGCACCTTCGCCGCGCGCATCGCTTTCACCAGCGGCAAAGTCCCGGCCGAACTGGGCCAGAGCGCCCGCGTGTTTGTGCAATCGGCCGATAACGTTTCCCTGTCAGTGCCGTTGTCGGCACTCACCGCGGAAAACGGCGCGACTTACGTCTGGGTCGTCAACGGCAACAACACCTTGAAGAAAACCCCGGTGCGCATCGGCCCGTTCGGCGAGAAAAGCGTGCCGGTGCTCGAAGGCTTGAACGCCAGCGACTGGGTGGTGGCGGCTGGCGTGCATGTGTTGCTCGAAGGGCAGCAGGTGCGCCCCGTGGATCGCTCCAACCGTGTGGTCAATCTGGCGGACAAGGAGTAA
- a CDS encoding extensin family protein yields MGRWIALTVLLITGGGSISVWRGWLEVPPQWNPWAPLDVQAAPNWLTGYKLMRLRSDPELCAQALSSSKLRVTRQSDSPDAKCPLIGALRVQGGEVALSSSFLASCPLAVAYAMFEHHSLQPAAQSVYGQKVARLDHLGSFACRNVYNRESGALSRHASADALDIAGFRLADGRSISVLKDWPKQNQDAQFLRQVRDGACEAFSVVLSPDYNAAHRNHFHVDVGRWSVCR; encoded by the coding sequence ATGGGGCGATGGATTGCACTCACCGTGCTGCTGATCACCGGCGGCGGCTCGATCAGTGTCTGGCGCGGTTGGCTTGAAGTCCCGCCGCAGTGGAATCCGTGGGCACCGCTGGACGTGCAAGCCGCGCCTAACTGGCTGACCGGTTACAAGCTGATGCGCTTGCGCAGTGATCCTGAACTCTGCGCCCAGGCGTTAAGCAGCTCCAAACTGCGCGTCACACGTCAATCCGACAGCCCTGACGCCAAATGTCCGCTGATCGGTGCCCTGCGTGTGCAAGGCGGTGAGGTGGCGTTGAGCAGCAGTTTCCTCGCCAGTTGTCCGCTGGCGGTGGCCTACGCGATGTTCGAGCACCATTCGCTGCAGCCCGCCGCTCAGTCTGTGTACGGCCAGAAGGTCGCACGCCTCGATCACCTCGGCAGCTTCGCTTGTCGCAATGTCTACAACCGCGAGAGCGGAGCGCTCAGCCGTCATGCCAGTGCCGATGCGCTGGACATTGCCGGGTTTCGTCTGGCCGACGGCCGTAGCATCAGTGTGCTCAAGGATTGGCCCAAGCAAAATCAGGACGCGCAGTTTCTCCGTCAGGTGCGCGATGGCGCCTGCGAGGCGTTCAGTGTGGTGTTGAGTCCGGATTACAACGCCGCCCACCGCAATCATTTTCATGTCGATGTCGGGCGTTGGAGCGTGTGTCGCTGA
- a CDS encoding efflux RND transporter permease subunit, whose product MRFNLSEWALRNRQIVLFLMLLLAIVGALSYTKLGQSEDPPFTFKAMVIQTRWPGATAQEVSRQVTERIEKKLMETGEYERIVSFSRPGESQVTFIARDSMHSKEIPDLWYQVRKKVSDIRQSLPPDIQGPFFNDEFGTTFGNIYALTGDGFDYAVLKDYADRIQIQLQRVKDVGKVDLLGLQDEKIWVELSNVKLATLGLPLAAVQQALQEQNAVSTAGFFETGSERLQLRVSGNFQTVDEIKNFPIRVADRTFRISDVADVRRGFNDPPAPRMRFMGEDAIGLAVAMKDGGDILVLGKALEGEFSRIQKNLPAGMQLRKVSDQPAAVKTGVGEFVQVLVEALAIVLLVSFFSLGVRTGMVVALTIPLVLAMTFACMYYLGIGLHKISLGALVLALGLLVDDAIIAVEMMAIKMEQGFDRIRAASYAWTSTAFPMLTGTLITAAGFLPIATAQSGTGEYTRSIFQVVTIALLASWVAAVMFVPYLGEKLLPDLAKIHAAKHGTADGQADPYGTPFYQRVRRLVEWCVAHRKTVIVLTVGLFIASVMLFRFVPQQFFPASNRLELMVDLKLAEGASLANTTGEVKRLEAMLKDHAGIDNYVAYVGTGSPRFYLPLDQQLPAASFAQFVVLAKTIEEREALRTWLIETLNEQFPTLRSRVTRLENGPPVGYPVQFRVTGEHIEEVRALARKVAAKVRENPHVVNVHLDWEEPSKVVYLNIDQDRARALGVSTANLAKFLQSSLTGSSVSQYREDNELIEILLRGTVHERTELSLLPSLAVPTDNGRSVALSQIATLEYGFEEGIIWHRNRLPNVTVRADIYGKEQPATLVKQIMPTLDSIRAELPDGYLLDVGGTVEDSERGQKSVNAGVPMFIVVVLTLLMVQLRSFSRTAMVFLTAPLGLIGVTLFLMVFRQPFGFVAMLGTIALSGMIMRNSVILVDQIEQDIASGLKPWQAIIEATVRRFRPIVLTALAAVLAMIPLSRSVFFGPMAVAIMGGLIVATALTLLFLPALYAAWFRVRKDSV is encoded by the coding sequence ATGCGCTTCAACCTTTCCGAATGGGCGCTGCGTAATCGCCAGATCGTCCTGTTCCTGATGCTTTTGCTGGCCATCGTCGGCGCCTTGTCCTACACCAAACTCGGCCAGAGTGAAGACCCGCCGTTCACCTTCAAGGCCATGGTCATTCAGACCCGTTGGCCGGGGGCGACCGCGCAGGAAGTCTCGCGGCAGGTCACCGAGCGTATTGAAAAGAAACTGATGGAAACCGGCGAGTACGAGCGCATCGTGTCGTTCTCGCGCCCAGGCGAATCGCAAGTCACGTTCATTGCCCGCGACTCGATGCACTCCAAGGAAATTCCCGACCTCTGGTATCAGGTGCGCAAGAAGGTCAGTGATATTCGCCAGAGCTTGCCGCCGGATATTCAGGGGCCGTTTTTCAACGATGAGTTCGGCACCACGTTCGGCAATATCTATGCGCTGACCGGTGACGGTTTCGATTATGCGGTGCTCAAGGATTACGCCGATCGCATCCAGATCCAGCTGCAACGGGTCAAGGATGTCGGCAAGGTCGACTTGCTCGGTTTGCAGGACGAGAAAATCTGGGTCGAACTGTCCAACGTCAAACTGGCCACTCTCGGTTTGCCGCTGGCGGCCGTGCAACAAGCGCTGCAAGAGCAGAACGCGGTGTCCACGGCTGGATTCTTTGAAACCGGTAGCGAGCGATTGCAGCTACGGGTCTCGGGGAATTTTCAGACAGTCGATGAGATAAAAAACTTCCCGATCCGCGTCGCTGATCGTACGTTCCGCATCTCTGATGTCGCCGATGTGCGTCGTGGTTTTAACGACCCACCGGCGCCGCGCATGCGTTTCATGGGCGAAGACGCGATCGGTCTGGCTGTGGCGATGAAGGACGGCGGTGACATTCTGGTGCTCGGTAAAGCACTGGAAGGCGAGTTCTCGCGCATCCAGAAAAACCTTCCGGCCGGCATGCAATTGCGCAAGGTGTCTGATCAACCGGCGGCGGTGAAAACCGGGGTCGGTGAGTTCGTTCAGGTACTCGTCGAAGCGCTGGCGATCGTGTTGCTGGTGAGCTTCTTCTCCCTCGGCGTGCGCACCGGCATGGTTGTGGCGCTGACCATTCCGCTGGTGTTGGCGATGACTTTCGCCTGCATGTATTACCTCGGCATCGGCCTGCACAAGATCTCCCTTGGCGCGTTGGTGCTGGCGCTGGGCTTGCTGGTGGACGACGCGATCATCGCTGTGGAAATGATGGCGATAAAAATGGAGCAGGGTTTCGACCGCATCCGCGCGGCGAGCTACGCCTGGACCAGCACCGCGTTCCCGATGCTCACCGGCACATTGATCACTGCCGCCGGGTTTCTGCCGATTGCCACGGCGCAGTCCGGCACTGGCGAATACACCCGCTCGATCTTCCAGGTTGTCACAATTGCGCTGCTCGCTTCGTGGGTGGCGGCGGTGATGTTTGTGCCGTATCTGGGGGAAAAACTCCTGCCGGATCTGGCGAAAATTCATGCGGCCAAACACGGTACCGCCGATGGTCAGGCTGATCCGTATGGCACGCCGTTCTATCAGCGCGTTCGGCGCTTGGTGGAGTGGTGCGTGGCGCACCGCAAGACTGTGATCGTGCTGACGGTGGGGCTGTTTATTGCCTCGGTGATGTTGTTCCGCTTTGTCCCGCAGCAATTCTTCCCGGCCTCAAATCGACTGGAGTTGATGGTCGACCTGAAGCTCGCCGAAGGCGCTTCACTGGCCAATACCACCGGTGAGGTCAAACGGCTTGAGGCGATGCTCAAGGATCACGCCGGCATCGACAACTACGTCGCCTATGTTGGCACCGGATCGCCGCGTTTCTATCTGCCGCTCGATCAGCAATTGCCGGCAGCAAGCTTCGCGCAGTTTGTAGTGTTGGCGAAGACCATCGAAGAGCGTGAAGCGCTGCGCACCTGGCTGATTGAAACACTTAACGAGCAGTTCCCGACGCTGCGTTCGCGGGTTACGCGCCTGGAAAACGGTCCGCCAGTTGGCTATCCGGTGCAGTTCCGCGTCACTGGTGAACACATCGAAGAAGTCCGGGCGTTGGCGCGCAAAGTGGCGGCCAAGGTTCGCGAGAATCCGCATGTGGTCAATGTGCATCTGGATTGGGAAGAGCCGAGCAAGGTCGTGTACCTGAATATCGATCAGGATCGTGCCCGGGCGTTGGGTGTGAGCACGGCCAATCTGGCGAAATTCCTGCAGAGTTCGTTGACCGGGTCGAGTGTCAGTCAGTATCGCGAAGACAATGAGTTGATCGAGATTCTGCTGCGCGGCACGGTGCATGAGCGTACCGAATTGTCGTTGTTGCCGAGCTTGGCGGTGCCTACGGATAACGGTCGCAGTGTGGCGTTGTCGCAAATTGCTACCCTTGAATATGGCTTTGAGGAGGGGATTATCTGGCACCGCAATCGTCTGCCGAACGTGACCGTGCGGGCGGATATTTATGGCAAGGAACAGCCGGCGACGCTGGTGAAGCAGATCATGCCGACGCTGGATTCGATTCGCGCCGAATTGCCCGATGGTTATCTGCTGGATGTCGGCGGTACGGTGGAGGATTCCGAGCGTGGGCAGAAGTCGGTGAATGCCGGTGTGCCGATGTTCATTGTCGTGGTGCTGACCCTGCTGATGGTGCAGTTGCGCAGTTTTTCGCGCACGGCGATGGTGTTTTTGACGGCGCCATTGGGCTTGATCGGGGTGACGTTGTTCTTGATGGTGTTCCGCCAGCCGTTCGGGTTTGTGGCGATGTTGGGGACGATTGCGTTGTCCGGGATGATCATGCGCAACTCGGTGATTCTGGTGGATCAGATCGAACAGGATATTGCCTCGGGGCTTAAGCCTTGGCAGGCGATTATCGAGGCTACGGTTCGACGCTTCAGGCCGATTGTGTTGACGGCGTTGGCGGCGGTTTTGGCGATGATTCCGTTGTCGCGGAGTGTGTTTTTTGGGCCGATGGCGGTGGCGATCATGGGGGGGTTGATTGTTGCGACCGCGTTGACGCTGTTGTTTTTGCCGGCGTTGTATGCGGCTTGGTTCAGGGTTCGCAAAGACTCCGTTTGA
- a CDS encoding isocitrate lyase/phosphoenolpyruvate mutase family protein, with product MDASALQEQTRKAHAFKALHERSGIFVIPNPWDAGSAKMLASLGYQALATTSAGYAFSQGKADGALSLDETLANVRAIVAATDLPVAVDLENGFADDPAEAAKSLIRAAEAGAVGGSIEDATGRPDAPIYCFEHAVARIEAAVAAVRTLPFPFILTARAENYLHGNPDINDTIRRLQAFAEAGADVLYAPGLRNAEEVLAVVRAVAPKPVNVLMSGGLKLTVQELQEMGVRRISTGSALALAAFGEFFRAAEEIQQSGTFGFTSQSMPYARANQFFKG from the coding sequence ATGGACGCCTCAGCCCTTCAAGAACAAACCCGTAAGGCCCACGCCTTCAAAGCCCTGCATGAACGTTCGGGGATTTTCGTCATTCCCAATCCGTGGGACGCCGGATCGGCAAAAATGCTCGCGAGTCTCGGCTATCAGGCCTTGGCGACCACCAGCGCTGGCTATGCGTTTTCCCAGGGCAAGGCTGACGGTGCGTTGAGCCTTGATGAGACACTGGCCAATGTCCGCGCGATTGTTGCCGCGACGGATCTGCCAGTGGCGGTGGATCTGGAAAACGGTTTTGCCGATGATCCGGCCGAGGCCGCAAAAAGCCTGATTCGTGCAGCAGAGGCGGGTGCGGTTGGTGGTTCGATCGAAGACGCGACGGGCCGCCCGGATGCGCCGATTTATTGCTTCGAACATGCCGTGGCCCGAATCGAAGCGGCCGTCGCGGCGGTGCGCACGCTGCCATTTCCCTTCATCCTGACTGCCCGCGCGGAAAATTATCTGCACGGCAATCCCGACATCAACGACACCATCCGCCGCTTGCAGGCCTTCGCCGAGGCCGGCGCAGACGTGTTGTACGCGCCTGGTTTGCGCAACGCCGAAGAAGTACTGGCAGTGGTGCGCGCGGTGGCGCCGAAACCGGTCAATGTGCTGATGTCCGGTGGTTTGAAACTGACTGTGCAGGAACTTCAAGAAATGGGCGTGCGCCGCATCAGCACCGGTTCGGCACTGGCATTGGCGGCTTTCGGCGAATTTTTCCGCGCCGCTGAAGAGATCCAGCAATCCGGCACCTTCGGCTTTACTTCGCAGTCGATGCCGTACGCCAGGGCCAATCAGTTCTTCAAAGGCTGA
- a CDS encoding DUF4197 domain-containing protein: MFRPTLRFAGLCAGLMISASAMALSLSDLSQKDATGGLKDALTQGAQIAVKQLGTPGGFSNNPDVKIELPGKLGKAASKMKAFGMGAQVEELETAMNKAAESAVTQAQPILVDAVKKMSVADAKGILSGGNDSATQYLDKSSREQIRAKFLPIVKQATDKVGVAQKYNSFAGQAATFGVVDAKSANVENYVTEQALNGLFEMIGKQEETIRQNPAAAATSLAKKVFGTL, from the coding sequence ATGTTCCGCCCTACCCTTCGCTTCGCCGGCCTGTGCGCGGGCCTGATGATCTCCGCCAGCGCCATGGCCTTGTCGCTGAGTGACCTGTCGCAAAAAGACGCCACCGGTGGCCTCAAGGACGCTCTGACCCAAGGCGCACAAATCGCCGTCAAACAACTCGGCACCCCCGGCGGTTTCAGCAACAACCCCGACGTGAAGATCGAGCTGCCGGGCAAACTCGGCAAAGCCGCGAGCAAAATGAAAGCCTTCGGCATGGGCGCTCAGGTCGAAGAACTGGAAACCGCGATGAACAAGGCTGCCGAATCCGCCGTGACCCAGGCCCAGCCAATCCTCGTCGATGCCGTGAAGAAAATGAGCGTGGCAGACGCCAAAGGCATCCTCAGCGGCGGCAATGACTCGGCCACGCAATACCTCGATAAATCCAGCCGCGAACAGATCCGCGCCAAGTTCCTGCCGATCGTCAAGCAAGCGACCGACAAGGTTGGCGTAGCGCAGAAGTACAACTCGTTTGCTGGTCAGGCCGCGACGTTTGGCGTGGTGGACGCGAAGAGCGCCAACGTTGAAAACTACGTCACCGAACAAGCGCTGAATGGCTTGTTCGAGATGATCGGCAAACAGGAAGAAACCATCCGCCAGAACCCGGCCGCTGCGGCGACCAGTCTGGCGAAGAAGGTGTTCGGCACACTCTAA
- a CDS encoding DUF72 domain-containing protein: MDLPYYLGCPSWSENAWREYLYPVDAKTSDFLGLYSQVFNAVEGNTTFYASPSPATVQRWAEVMPEHFRFTAKFPGDISHSGDLREQLTAAETFLQLLKPLGQRVSPLWLQLSKSFTPQRLPELAAFIDALDCPLAVEVRHEQFFAKGESERLLNRLLLDRGVERICLDPRALFSCLSTESSVIHAQSKKPRVPTRPAAFTQFPQVRFIGHPELEANDTFLVPWVAKIADWIEEGRAPYIFLHTADNLLAAKLAQRFHAQLMQRLPGLPALPELYREPAAEQLDLL; encoded by the coding sequence ATGGATCTGCCTTACTACCTCGGTTGCCCGTCCTGGAGCGAAAACGCCTGGCGCGAGTATCTGTACCCGGTAGACGCCAAAACCTCCGATTTCCTCGGTCTCTATTCGCAAGTGTTCAATGCCGTTGAAGGCAACACGACCTTCTACGCCAGCCCTTCGCCCGCCACCGTGCAGCGTTGGGCCGAGGTGATGCCCGAACACTTTCGCTTCACCGCCAAATTCCCCGGCGACATCAGCCACAGCGGCGACCTGCGCGAGCAGCTGACCGCAGCCGAAACCTTTCTGCAATTACTCAAGCCACTCGGCCAGCGTGTCTCGCCGTTGTGGCTGCAATTGTCGAAAAGCTTCACACCGCAGCGGCTGCCGGAACTGGCGGCGTTCATTGATGCGCTGGACTGTCCGTTGGCGGTCGAAGTGCGGCATGAGCAGTTCTTCGCCAAGGGCGAGAGCGAACGCCTGCTGAATCGCTTGTTGCTCGACCGTGGTGTCGAGCGCATTTGCCTTGATCCACGTGCGCTGTTCAGCTGCCTGTCGACCGAATCTTCGGTCATCCACGCGCAATCGAAAAAGCCGCGAGTGCCGACGCGTCCGGCGGCGTTCACGCAATTCCCGCAAGTGCGCTTCATTGGCCATCCCGAACTTGAGGCCAACGACACGTTCCTCGTGCCGTGGGTGGCGAAAATCGCCGACTGGATCGAAGAGGGCCGCGCGCCGTACATCTTCCTGCACACCGCCGACAACCTGTTGGCGGCGAAACTGGCGCAACGTTTTCACGCACAATTGATGCAACGTTTGCCTGGCCTGCCAGCGCTGCCTGAGCTATACAGAGAACCCGCCGCCGAGCAGCTTGACCTGCTCTGA
- a CDS encoding Fic family protein: protein MKKPPALKGRTDPVFDLLVRPPHKHRLEDYLALLKPLDDQGRYLPFEALRYRWAAGLDARLCWALVKKARAAQYINLLPLGEPVQWGKYLLTPLAQKTISIVDRQASTAALEYMTSQIGERAHFSCLLNDLIEDEAIASSQLEGAATTTRVAKDMLKQQRQPRTPDERMVMGNYRMMNFAWERRYEPMSVELITAIHRVGVEGIDDEQYSPGVFRSNDEVVVQDGAGNTVHRPPPAAGLVSRLERLSHWINLPEGSPQETSYLHPLIKAITLHFALGYEHPFRDGNGRVARALFYWFMFKNEFAAFRYIAISLLLRNAPVKYGRSYLHTEADELDLTYFIEFQCSVIQRAVLGFTDVYRKSVGCTEEFERRLKNCGFFDQLTEKQRALYEVAKNGEAKEFTANNVAENFGCSYSEATSALEGLDQLQLFERRKMGREWVFFLRSSVRGGKHGSESNRPRVATA, encoded by the coding sequence ATGAAAAAGCCGCCAGCATTGAAAGGCAGAACCGACCCCGTTTTCGACTTGTTGGTGCGCCCTCCCCACAAGCATCGTCTGGAGGATTATCTTGCGCTGCTCAAGCCGCTCGATGATCAAGGTCGTTATCTGCCATTTGAAGCGTTACGTTATCGCTGGGCGGCGGGGCTGGATGCCAGACTGTGCTGGGCGTTGGTCAAGAAGGCGCGGGCGGCCCAATACATTAACCTTCTGCCACTGGGCGAGCCTGTGCAGTGGGGCAAGTATCTGTTGACGCCGTTGGCACAGAAAACCATCTCCATCGTGGATCGACAGGCCAGTACGGCCGCGCTGGAATACATGACCAGTCAGATTGGCGAACGGGCGCATTTCAGTTGCCTGCTGAACGATCTTATCGAAGATGAAGCGATTGCCAGTAGCCAGTTGGAAGGCGCAGCAACCACTACGCGTGTGGCCAAGGACATGCTCAAGCAGCAGCGCCAGCCCCGCACTCCGGATGAACGCATGGTGATGGGGAATTACCGGATGATGAATTTCGCCTGGGAGAGGCGTTACGAACCCATGAGCGTGGAGTTGATTACGGCGATTCATCGGGTGGGGGTCGAGGGCATCGATGACGAGCAGTATTCCCCCGGGGTGTTCAGGAGCAATGATGAAGTGGTCGTTCAGGACGGGGCGGGCAACACCGTGCACCGGCCGCCACCTGCAGCAGGATTGGTGTCGCGGCTTGAGCGACTGTCGCACTGGATCAATCTGCCCGAAGGCTCACCGCAAGAGACGAGCTACCTGCATCCACTGATCAAGGCGATCACGCTGCACTTTGCCTTGGGTTACGAGCATCCCTTTCGCGACGGCAACGGGCGAGTCGCCAGGGCGTTGTTTTACTGGTTCATGTTCAAGAACGAGTTTGCGGCGTTTCGCTACATCGCGATCAGTTTGTTACTGCGTAATGCGCCAGTGAAATATGGACGTTCATACCTGCATACCGAGGCGGATGAACTGGATCTGACTTATTTCATCGAATTCCAGTGTTCGGTCATTCAGCGAGCGGTGCTGGGGTTTACGGATGTTTATCGCAAGAGCGTGGGATGCACCGAAGAGTTCGAGCGCAGGCTGAAGAACTGCGGCTTCTTTGATCAACTCACGGAAAAACAACGTGCGTTGTACGAGGTGGCCAAAAACGGGGAGGCGAAGGAGTTCACAGCGAATAATGTGGCGGAAAATTTTGGTTGCTCGTACAGCGAGGCGACTTCGGCTCTGGAGGGGCTGGACCAATTGCAGCTTTTTGAGAGAAGGAAGATGGGGCGGGAGTGGGTATTTTTTTTACGTAGTTCTGTACGTGGAGGGAAGCACGGGAGCGAATCGAATCGCCCCCGTGTTGCGACTGCTTAG
- a CDS encoding TetR/AcrR family transcriptional regulator, with translation MSNNPSAPNGPGRPKDLAKRQAILDAAKILFLSHGYANTSMDAVASEAGVSKLTVYSHFNDKETLFSAAVVAKCEEQLPPLFFELPEGIAVENVLLNIARGFHHLINSDESVNLHRLIMALGSQDPNLSLIFFEAGPQRMVQGMERLLTRIHETGALSIDLPRNAAEHFFCLIKGAGNFRLLYGCGEPLTEEAAESHVQEVVALFMRAYRP, from the coding sequence ATGTCGAACAATCCTTCAGCTCCAAACGGCCCGGGCCGCCCCAAGGATCTGGCCAAGCGCCAGGCGATCCTCGACGCGGCGAAAATTCTGTTTCTGAGTCATGGCTATGCCAACACCAGCATGGACGCGGTCGCCAGCGAGGCTGGCGTGTCTAAGCTGACGGTCTACAGCCATTTCAACGACAAGGAGACGCTGTTCTCCGCCGCCGTGGTGGCCAAATGCGAGGAGCAACTACCACCGTTGTTCTTCGAATTGCCCGAAGGCATCGCCGTGGAAAATGTGTTGCTGAACATTGCGCGAGGCTTTCACCACCTGATCAACAGCGATGAATCGGTGAATCTGCACCGATTGATCATGGCCCTCGGCAGTCAGGATCCGAACTTGTCGCTGATCTTCTTCGAGGCCGGCCCGCAGCGCATGGTGCAAGGCATGGAGCGGCTGTTGACGCGCATCCACGAAACGGGCGCGCTGAGCATTGATCTGCCACGCAATGCCGCCGAGCATTTCTTTTGCCTGATCAAGGGTGCGGGGAATTTTCGTTTGTTGTATGGCTGTGGGGAGCCGTTGACTGAAGAGGCAGCGGAAAGCCATGTGCAGGAAGTTGTAGCGTTGTTTATGCGTGCTTACAGGCCCTGA
- a CDS encoding class I SAM-dependent methyltransferase: MIEQPAACRIHVEALGATFEAPAQQWAERLGLPLEVADGEFALQVGEQGLQLQQLGPDAPGPVRVDFVEGGAAHRRLYGGGSGQMIAKAVGIAQGVRPRVLDATAGLGKDAFVLASLGCEMSLIERQPLIGALLEDGLARAAEDFDVAPIVARMKLLKGNSIEVMQNWEGEPPQVIYLDPMFPHREKTALVKKEMRLFRPLVGDDPDAPALLQAALALATHRVVVKRPRKAPCIEGPKPSHALDGKSSRYDIYPKKALKP, encoded by the coding sequence ATGATTGAGCAACCCGCGGCCTGCCGCATCCATGTCGAAGCCCTCGGCGCGACGTTTGAAGCGCCAGCGCAGCAGTGGGCCGAGCGTCTGGGCCTGCCGCTTGAAGTGGCGGACGGCGAGTTTGCCTTGCAGGTCGGCGAGCAGGGTTTGCAGCTGCAACAGCTTGGCCCGGACGCACCGGGGCCGGTGCGCGTTGACTTCGTTGAGGGCGGCGCGGCGCATCGTCGCCTATACGGCGGCGGCAGCGGGCAGATGATCGCCAAGGCTGTCGGTATCGCCCAAGGTGTGCGCCCGCGGGTGCTGGATGCCACGGCGGGGCTGGGCAAGGATGCGTTCGTGCTGGCCAGTCTCGGTTGCGAAATGAGCCTGATCGAGCGCCAGCCGCTGATTGGCGCTTTGCTGGAGGATGGTCTGGCGCGCGCGGCGGAAGATTTCGATGTGGCGCCGATCGTGGCGCGGATGAAGTTGCTCAAGGGCAACTCCATTGAAGTCATGCAGAACTGGGAAGGTGAGCCGCCGCAGGTGATTTATCTCGATCCGATGTTTCCCCATCGCGAGAAGACCGCGCTGGTGAAAAAGGAAATGCGCCTGTTCCGGCCGCTGGTGGGCGATGATCCGGATGCGCCGGCGCTGTTGCAGGCTGCGCTGGCGTTGGCGACGCACCGGGTGGTGGTCAAGCGCCCTCGCAAGGCGCCGTGCATTGAGGGGCCGAAGCCGAGTCATGCGCTGGATGGCAAATCGAGCCGCTATGACATCTACCCGAAGAAAGCGCTAAAACCCTAA